A window from Leptospira meyeri encodes these proteins:
- a CDS encoding NnrS family protein, producing MPKISRYFIKSGLLYLLFGVLVYALSEFPKYNWEIHLTPVYWHMITLGWVTQIIIGVSLWMYPKGKKQSPKNGSNLVWTAYFSLNLGLILRIVSEPWIYQQKEYFIFPFIISIVLQFTGILCYVLEIWPRLEPQRQK from the coding sequence ATGCCAAAAATTTCAAGATATTTTATCAAATCAGGATTATTGTATTTATTGTTTGGAGTTCTGGTTTATGCTCTTTCCGAATTTCCAAAATACAATTGGGAGATTCATTTAACGCCTGTTTATTGGCATATGATAACTCTTGGATGGGTCACTCAAATCATTATAGGTGTATCTCTTTGGATGTATCCAAAAGGAAAAAAGCAAAGTCCCAAAAACGGAAGTAACCTTGTTTGGACCGCGTATTTTTCTTTGAACTTGGGTTTAATCCTTCGGATCGTTTCTGAACCTTGGATTTACCAACAGAAAGAGTATTTTATTTTCCCTTTTATAATTTCAATTGTTTTACAATTTACGGGAATCCTTTGTTACGTTTTGGAAATTTGGCCACGCCTGGAACCACAAAGACAAAAATAA
- a CDS encoding bacteriohemerythrin — MVTQWDSKYETNISEIDSQHKKLFRLINNIETVYDENKEHLSTKSKILVDAVSELEDYTLSHFLIEERVMELNQYPELEAHKKQHDRFTDKILELKNRLTTGNLLSNDEELNQFFGDLLKFLRAWLTNHILKEDMDYKPYIKFNI, encoded by the coding sequence ATGGTAACACAGTGGGATTCGAAATACGAAACGAATATTTCCGAGATTGATTCTCAACATAAAAAACTCTTTCGTTTGATCAACAATATCGAGACAGTTTACGATGAAAACAAAGAACATCTTTCTACAAAATCTAAGATCCTTGTGGATGCTGTTTCTGAACTAGAGGACTATACACTCAGTCATTTTTTAATTGAAGAACGAGTGATGGAGTTAAACCAATATCCAGAACTAGAAGCACATAAAAAACAACACGACCGTTTCACAGACAAAATTTTAGAATTAAAAAATCGACTGACTACAGGAAACCTTCTTTCCAATGATGAGGAACTCAATCAGTTCTTTGGAGACCTTCTTAAGTTTTTACGTGCATGGTTAACAAATCATATTCTGAAAGAGGATATGGATTATAAACCATATATAAAATTTAATATTTAG
- a CDS encoding fasciclin domain-containing protein yields MEGEPISGRYPMNKKILQFTMITIVTCLSLVGASCGKSDSSDAGKGISAVADDKSQQDVLKIAVGSKDHTTLVAAVQAAGLVDSLANQGPFTVFAPTNDAFAKLPAGTVDDLLKPSQKDALKNILEYHVVVGNLTESILKSEFTGKDDELGMANGSHTKVSVKNGKVMINGATIVASIPAANGIIHVVDSVLLPPAKK; encoded by the coding sequence ATGGAAGGTGAACCAATAAGTGGGCGGTATCCAATGAACAAAAAAATTCTTCAATTCACAATGATCACGATTGTCACCTGTCTCTCGCTAGTCGGTGCCTCTTGCGGAAAATCAGATTCTTCCGATGCGGGCAAAGGGATTTCTGCCGTAGCAGATGACAAATCACAACAGGATGTTCTAAAAATTGCTGTAGGTTCCAAAGACCATACAACCCTTGTCGCGGCTGTTCAAGCTGCGGGTCTCGTTGATTCCCTTGCCAACCAAGGACCGTTCACTGTGTTCGCACCAACAAACGATGCATTTGCAAAGTTACCAGCGGGAACTGTGGATGATCTTCTAAAACCTAGCCAAAAAGACGCATTGAAGAACATATTAGAGTACCATGTGGTAGTGGGTAACTTAACTGAATCCATTTTGAAGTCTGAGTTCACCGGCAAAGATGATGAACTCGGTATGGCCAATGGAAGTCACACAAAGGTTTCCGTAAAAAATGGAAAGGTAATGATCAATGGCGCAACCATTGTTGCTTCTATTCCAGCAGCAAACGGAATCATTCATGTGGTAGACTCGGTTTTACTACCTCCTGCAAAGAAATGA
- a CDS encoding c-type cytochrome, whose amino-acid sequence MNLSKINGVSFRMKFGVLLGLFVTMTIISCGGEKTEETPASNSGSKGIGPVKSVTIGALDQVMADRGKKQFEAKCSACHKFEEKVVGPALQDVTLRRTPEWIMNMILNPIEMTQKDPIGQELLGEHLTQMTFQNIKEEEAREILEYFRKMDLK is encoded by the coding sequence ATGAACCTTTCAAAAATAAACGGAGTGTCTTTCCGAATGAAGTTCGGAGTTTTACTCGGACTCTTCGTAACAATGACAATCATATCCTGTGGAGGAGAAAAAACTGAGGAAACACCAGCATCTAACTCTGGTTCAAAGGGAATTGGGCCAGTAAAATCAGTTACCATCGGTGCATTAGACCAGGTTATGGCAGACCGTGGTAAAAAACAATTTGAAGCCAAGTGTTCCGCTTGTCACAAATTTGAAGAAAAGGTTGTAGGACCTGCACTTCAAGATGTAACACTCCGCAGAACTCCAGAGTGGATTATGAATATGATTCTAAACCCAATTGAGATGACACAAAAAGATCCCATTGGACAAGAGTTACTCGGTGAACACTTAACTCAAATGACTTTTCAAAACATAAAGGAAGAAGAAGCGAGAGAGATCCTCGAATACTTCCGTAAGATGGATTTAAAATAG
- the nosZ gene encoding Sec-dependent nitrous-oxide reductase: protein MLKKSNLILVTLGIVLFAFVPNCKKGAATATLASDAASRVYVAPGEKDEVYAFLSGGFSGQMSVYGIPSARLFKIIPVFSVFPENGYGFDEETKDMLKTTHGYVPWDDSHHVEASMTDGKQDGRWMFLNANNTPRLARIDLKSFETKEILEIPNTAGNHASPFATENTEYLMAATRFSVPVPQASVAIDSFSKGGFKGTVTMVKVDKNTGRLSIELQVLVPGFNYDLSHCGKKKSHDWCFFSSYNSEQAHKMLEVGASKKDKDFILAFNWVRAKECKDQGKAYNFGGEYLNNFKDENKPAVSTKLSGVKMLNPKDCPGMMYYMPTPKSPHGTDVDSTGEYIVGGGKLASVIPVHSFSKMMEVKDKKEHHSTEIEGIPVLKYESTLAGEVQKPCLGPLHTEFDGQGYAYTSCFVSSEVVKWKLGTWEVVQHLPAYYSVGHLSIVGGSSTEPYGKYLIAMNKITKDRYLPVGMELPQSAQLYDISSGKAELLSDFPTVGEPHYSQMIPAKLIMDKTAKLFPLEENKHPYATKNENDAKIVRLGSTIHIYMTAIRSHFKPDIIEARTGETLYFHVTNLEQDYDIPHGFAIGGAPNMTNLLIMPGETRTFKWVAPKPGVYPFYCTDFCSALHQEMQQYIRVNP, encoded by the coding sequence ATGTTAAAAAAATCAAATTTAATACTAGTTACACTTGGAATTGTCCTTTTTGCATTTGTTCCGAATTGCAAAAAGGGTGCAGCAACGGCAACACTTGCTTCCGATGCTGCTTCTAGAGTGTATGTGGCTCCAGGGGAAAAGGACGAAGTGTACGCCTTTTTATCTGGTGGATTTAGTGGTCAGATGTCCGTTTACGGAATTCCATCTGCGCGACTATTCAAAATCATTCCAGTATTCTCCGTTTTTCCTGAAAACGGATACGGATTTGACGAAGAAACCAAAGACATGTTAAAAACAACTCATGGTTATGTGCCATGGGATGATAGCCATCACGTTGAAGCGTCTATGACAGATGGTAAACAAGATGGTCGTTGGATGTTCCTTAACGCAAACAACACACCAAGGCTCGCAAGGATTGACCTAAAATCTTTTGAAACAAAAGAGATTTTAGAAATACCAAACACTGCCGGTAACCATGCTTCCCCATTTGCTACTGAAAACACAGAGTATTTGATGGCTGCTACTCGATTCTCGGTTCCTGTTCCACAAGCAAGTGTGGCGATCGACAGTTTTTCCAAAGGTGGGTTCAAAGGAACTGTCACTATGGTAAAAGTTGATAAAAACACAGGAAGACTTTCGATCGAATTACAAGTTCTTGTTCCAGGATTCAACTATGACCTATCACATTGTGGTAAAAAGAAATCCCATGACTGGTGTTTCTTCAGTAGTTACAACTCTGAACAAGCTCACAAAATGTTGGAAGTCGGTGCTTCTAAAAAAGATAAAGACTTTATCTTAGCATTCAACTGGGTTCGTGCTAAAGAATGTAAAGACCAAGGAAAGGCTTACAATTTTGGTGGTGAATACCTAAACAATTTCAAAGACGAAAACAAACCTGCCGTTTCAACAAAGTTAAGCGGTGTGAAGATGTTAAATCCGAAAGATTGTCCGGGTATGATGTATTACATGCCAACACCTAAAAGTCCACACGGAACTGACGTTGACTCTACTGGAGAATACATTGTTGGTGGTGGAAAGTTAGCATCAGTCATTCCAGTTCACTCATTTAGCAAAATGATGGAAGTAAAAGACAAAAAGGAACATCACTCGACTGAAATCGAAGGAATCCCAGTTCTTAAGTATGAATCCACACTTGCTGGTGAAGTACAAAAACCATGCCTTGGTCCATTACACACTGAGTTCGACGGTCAAGGATATGCTTATACTTCTTGTTTCGTAAGTTCAGAAGTAGTAAAATGGAAACTAGGAACTTGGGAAGTGGTACAACATTTACCTGCTTATTACAGTGTAGGTCACTTATCGATCGTTGGTGGTAGTTCGACTGAACCTTATGGTAAGTATCTCATTGCCATGAACAAAATTACAAAAGATCGATATCTACCTGTTGGTATGGAGTTACCTCAAAGTGCGCAGCTCTATGATATCTCTTCTGGTAAAGCTGAGTTGTTATCAGACTTCCCAACTGTAGGGGAACCACACTACTCACAGATGATTCCAGCAAAGTTAATTATGGATAAAACTGCAAAACTCTTCCCTCTCGAAGAAAACAAACATCCATATGCGACTAAAAATGAAAACGATGCAAAAATCGTTAGACTTGGAAGTACAATCCATATCTACATGACTGCAATTCGCTCCCATTTCAAACCGGATATCATTGAAGCAAGAACTGGGGAAACTTTATACTTCCACGTAACCAACTTGGAACAAGATTATGACATCCCTCACGGATTTGCCATCGGAGGAGCACCTAACATGACTAACCTTCTCATCATGCCAGGTGAAACTAGAACCTTCAAATGGGTCGCTCCAAAACCAGGTGTGTATCCTTTCTATTGCACAGATTTCTGTTCTGCTCTTCACCAAGAGATGCAACAGTACATCCGAGTGAATCCATAA
- a CDS encoding nitrous oxide reductase accessory protein NosL yields the protein MQLKSFKLICIFLAAALMGCGDVRPEPLTVGEVKCSHCSMSIVDMRFHTQLITYKGKRYHFDAIECMEQFQKQKDLKIEKIWVTNYLNTKEMISKEEAIIIHSDKIRSPMGAGLAAFKTHEDSSQFQN from the coding sequence ATGCAGCTTAAGAGTTTCAAACTAATTTGCATTTTCCTCGCAGCCGCTCTCATGGGCTGTGGGGATGTTCGTCCAGAACCATTGACTGTGGGCGAAGTAAAATGTAGCCACTGCTCTATGTCGATAGTGGATATGCGATTCCACACCCAACTCATTACATACAAAGGAAAAAGATATCATTTTGATGCCATTGAATGTATGGAACAATTTCAAAAACAAAAAGATCTAAAAATAGAAAAAATTTGGGTTACCAATTATTTAAATACAAAAGAAATGATTTCTAAAGAAGAAGCCATCATCATCCATTCCGATAAAATTCGTTCACCAATGGGAGCGGGACTTGCCGCTTTTAAAACTCATGAAGATTCTTCTCAATTTCAAAACTAA
- a CDS encoding nitrous oxide reductase family maturation protein NosD, with amino-acid sequence MKILLNFKTKWVCQKTDLHLKQNQTIHLNPLGRKNSLFFHSFILIFVFSINPAFSKTITVCTNCTIKKVKDAITFSQNGDTIKIQSGIYKEGFLPITKSISIIGENGVVIDGLKEKHVLGVYANGVRIQNLKVIGSGISDLSEFAGVHAEKVKDCYFENLRLEDNVYGFYLAETTNCTLKNNTSIGNAENEVLGGNGIHLWSASQNKIIGNKLKKHRDGIYLEFSEQLQIEGNESEENIRYGMHFMFSSHNQFNKNIFKNNSAGVAVMYSKDITMEENEFLDNWGESSNGILLKDIADSYLSKNRFEGNTIAVFADGITNINFQNNDFINNGWGIKILGNTDYNKIIDNNFINNVFDISTNTKSTTNVFSKNYWDHYEGYDLDKDQIGDIPHKTIHFFGYWIAVYPFLMVLYESPVVLFLQGIEKAFPIVTPIEFEDQHPRMKERI; translated from the coding sequence ATGAAGATTCTTCTCAATTTCAAAACTAAATGGGTTTGCCAAAAAACCGATTTACATCTTAAACAAAACCAAACGATTCATCTGAATCCTCTTGGTCGGAAAAACTCTTTATTTTTCCATTCCTTTATACTCATTTTCGTTTTTTCGATTAATCCTGCATTCTCTAAAACCATTACTGTATGTACAAATTGTACGATAAAAAAAGTAAAGGATGCCATAACCTTTTCTCAAAATGGAGATACAATCAAAATCCAATCAGGTATCTATAAAGAGGGTTTTTTACCCATCACCAAATCAATTTCCATCATTGGTGAGAATGGTGTGGTGATTGATGGGCTGAAAGAAAAACATGTATTAGGAGTATATGCCAATGGAGTCCGCATTCAAAATTTAAAAGTGATTGGAAGTGGAATCTCCGATTTAAGTGAATTTGCCGGGGTTCATGCTGAAAAAGTAAAAGATTGTTATTTTGAAAATTTAAGATTAGAAGATAACGTTTATGGATTTTATTTAGCCGAAACCACAAATTGCACACTGAAAAACAATACCTCCATTGGAAATGCAGAAAACGAAGTTCTTGGTGGAAACGGGATTCACCTTTGGTCTGCAAGTCAGAACAAAATTATTGGGAACAAATTAAAAAAACATCGTGATGGAATTTATTTAGAATTTTCTGAACAATTACAAATCGAAGGGAACGAATCCGAAGAAAACATTCGTTACGGAATGCATTTTATGTTTTCTAGTCATAACCAATTTAACAAAAACATTTTCAAAAATAATTCGGCTGGTGTCGCAGTCATGTATAGCAAAGACATCACTATGGAAGAAAATGAATTTTTGGATAATTGGGGAGAAAGTTCCAATGGAATTTTACTCAAAGATATTGCAGACAGTTATCTTTCCAAAAATCGATTTGAAGGGAATACAATTGCTGTTTTTGCCGATGGAATTACCAATATCAATTTTCAAAACAATGATTTTATTAACAATGGATGGGGGATCAAAATTCTTGGGAATACAGATTATAATAAAATCATAGATAACAATTTTATAAATAATGTTTTTGATATCAGCACCAATACAAAATCAACCACCAATGTTTTTTCTAAAAATTATTGGGATCACTATGAGGGATATGATTTAGATAAAGATCAAATTGGAGATATTCCACATAAAACCATTCATTTTTTCGGATACTGGATTGCAGTGTATCCATTTCTTATGGTACTTTATGAATCTCCAGTGGTTCTTTTTTTACAAGGAATCGAAAAAGCATTCCCCATAGTAACACCAATTGAATTTGAAGACCAACATCCAAGGATGAAGGAAAGAATATGA
- a CDS encoding ABC transporter ATP-binding protein: protein MIEVKNLTISYGRNSVAVKDVNFQTDSGNILSIIGPNGSGKSSLIKGILGLVQPIAGEILFQSKNGKPHTIGYMPQTPRFPTNIKVRELISFFKKLEPVEEERFQNLLSILEINNHMDKKIGSLSGGTKQKISILQCFSSKKDLYVIDEPTASLDPYISHLLKSLLVEKKKEGSLVIFSTHILKELQELADRFLLLSEGSILIDDSPINFLSKNNKTDLDQALMNFWNEEYKTKL, encoded by the coding sequence ATGATAGAAGTAAAAAATCTTACGATCAGTTATGGGAGAAATTCTGTTGCAGTTAAAGATGTAAATTTCCAAACAGATTCAGGGAATATTCTTTCCATCATTGGCCCCAATGGCTCTGGTAAAAGTTCCCTTATCAAAGGAATTCTTGGGTTGGTCCAACCAATCGCAGGAGAAATTTTATTTCAAAGTAAAAATGGAAAACCACATACCATCGGTTATATGCCACAAACACCTCGTTTCCCAACAAATATCAAAGTGAGAGAACTAATTTCTTTTTTTAAAAAACTAGAACCAGTAGAAGAAGAACGATTTCAAAACCTTTTATCAATTTTAGAGATAAATAACCACATGGATAAAAAAATTGGATCTCTATCTGGGGGAACCAAACAAAAAATCAGCATCCTCCAGTGTTTTTCTTCCAAAAAAGATCTCTATGTGATTGATGAACCCACTGCAAGTTTAGATCCATATATCTCGCATTTACTAAAATCACTTTTGGTCGAAAAGAAAAAAGAAGGTTCTCTTGTCATATTTTCAACCCATATATTAAAAGAATTACAAGAATTAGCTGATCGATTTCTTCTTTTATCAGAAGGTTCCATTTTGATTGATGATTCTCCCATAAATTTCCTTAGCAAAAACAACAAAACTGATTTAGATCAGGCATTGATGAATTTCTGGAATGAGGAATACAAAACAAAACTATGA
- a CDS encoding ABC transporter permease subunit, whose amino-acid sequence MKEILFFEIKENIRSRWVFIYSGLLVLVMMILSFFGDQNGIRLLVSTMNLTLIVIPLFSITFSGMSFLESMPFSEVLLSKSVSRSSLFLGKYLGITISLSLGLLFGLGIPGLFLFSNDPKFLFLFFELIFFGIFLTCIFVAIAFLISSFIRRGEIVLTVSLLVWLYFFIFFDALVFIFSLYLGDYPIEIPSLIVILLNPIDLIRILLILQTSSSALLGFSGALLLKQLGLYGVLGITILFLSLWITIPLLISFKRFQKRNF is encoded by the coding sequence ATGAAAGAGATATTATTTTTCGAAATTAAAGAAAATATACGTAGTCGTTGGGTATTTATCTACTCCGGCTTACTTGTCCTTGTGATGATGATTTTAAGTTTTTTTGGGGATCAAAATGGAATTCGTTTGCTCGTAAGCACAATGAACTTAACTCTCATTGTGATCCCACTATTTTCCATTACATTCTCAGGAATGTCTTTTTTAGAATCGATGCCATTTTCCGAAGTTTTACTATCAAAATCGGTTAGCAGAAGTTCCCTTTTTTTGGGAAAGTATTTAGGAATCACAATATCTCTCTCCTTAGGTCTGTTATTCGGACTTGGAATTCCAGGTTTGTTTCTTTTTTCTAATGACCCAAAATTTCTATTTTTATTTTTTGAATTAATTTTTTTTGGAATCTTCTTAACCTGTATATTCGTTGCCATTGCATTTTTAATTTCTTCTTTTATTAGAAGAGGAGAAATTGTACTAACGGTTTCACTTTTAGTTTGGTTGTACTTTTTTATTTTCTTTGATGCTTTGGTATTCATCTTCAGTTTATACTTAGGTGATTATCCAATAGAAATTCCTTCTCTCATTGTGATCTTACTCAATCCCATCGACTTAATCAGAATTCTTCTAATTCTACAAACTAGCTCCTCTGCTCTTCTCGGTTTTTCGGGAGCGTTATTATTAAAACAACTCGGTTTGTATGGAGTTTTAGGAATTACGATTTTGTTTTTATCTTTATGGATTACTATTCCACTTCTCATTTCTTTTAAACGATTCCAAAAAAGAAATTTTTGA
- a CDS encoding LIC_11090 family protein, with the protein MKRWLQIASVLILLPFIGKILFLETGLLAQSMYRLSMVCHCNHGSKNEIHKEEDSPNSKRIVCHLTKDSGSHVCSCAKKKSATKVLQSQSMNPSFATDTKFNPHITYDVVIIAFQAGAHLQNGFAHLPYKPPKQLHS; encoded by the coding sequence ATGAAACGTTGGTTACAAATAGCCTCGGTTTTGATCCTACTTCCATTTATAGGCAAAATCCTATTTTTGGAAACTGGATTACTTGCCCAGTCTATGTACCGACTTTCAATGGTTTGTCATTGCAACCATGGCTCCAAAAATGAAATCCATAAAGAAGAGGATTCACCTAATTCCAAACGAATCGTTTGCCATCTAACAAAAGACTCTGGTTCTCATGTATGTTCCTGTGCGAAAAAAAAATCAGCAACGAAAGTTCTCCAATCACAATCCATGAACCCAAGTTTCGCAACAGATACAAAATTTAATCCACACATCACTTATGATGTTGTCATCATTGCATTCCAAGCAGGTGCCCACCTACAGAACGGATTCGCACACTTACCTTACAAACCGCCAAAACAACTCCATTCCTAA
- a CDS encoding copper chaperone PCu(A)C, with protein MKLKHILILFLITTPLISKEVKIENAYIKYTSSSTSVVYLTLNNETNIEKKLVQAKSNIADRVELYTMLPSDTGLKMIPVSEIPIPKNAMTHLTPRGFHIMLFGIKSPLKLKESIPFRFVFSDGSELQTNISIETFSPNKDSNNKSNSFKKVETGNTNNVSQNSDEVDMSNFDPKGQTNEDHSEHDHSNHEGHEHHNRADMLAPAGIMNPHIHEKGKWMIDYRYMGMKMWGLQSGSTGLSDLGTLYFPFTDPTVAMPTGSLITGSPIGTTIPTLSSNKYNYMSVPTDMVMEMNMVSAMTSISDKWMIMFMVPAVKNKMTMLSSNFDRAPMSSAGIGDVSFSTAYRLIKTEHQNFFTGMGISLPTGSIDERDNMPMMGKQKVPYNMQPGVGTYSLLPQLSYNGNYKRISWGAQSQANLRIGKNDNNYRFGNRYEISGWLSFLVHESTSISFRVAKQRWLNLQGMDATLDPKMDPQNDPYRQGGMRSDLFIGVNFLITSGVFQGARFGFEYGKPFHQNLNGPQLATKELINVFVSFTF; from the coding sequence ATGAAACTTAAACACATACTCATTTTATTTCTAATCACCACTCCTCTGATTTCCAAAGAGGTCAAAATTGAGAATGCTTATATCAAATATACATCCTCATCAACTTCTGTTGTTTATCTCACCTTAAATAACGAAACAAACATAGAAAAAAAACTAGTCCAAGCCAAATCAAACATAGCTGACCGAGTCGAGTTATATACGATGTTACCTTCTGATACGGGATTGAAAATGATTCCTGTTTCCGAAATTCCAATTCCCAAAAATGCTATGACACATCTCACTCCAAGAGGATTTCATATCATGCTCTTTGGAATCAAATCTCCTTTAAAACTAAAAGAGTCCATTCCGTTTCGTTTTGTTTTTTCTGATGGATCCGAACTACAAACCAATATCTCGATTGAAACTTTTTCACCAAACAAAGATTCAAACAATAAATCAAATTCATTCAAAAAAGTAGAAACAGGAAATACCAACAATGTTTCACAAAATTCAGATGAAGTCGATATGTCCAACTTCGATCCCAAAGGACAAACTAACGAAGACCATTCGGAACATGATCATTCTAACCATGAGGGACATGAGCACCACAACCGTGCCGACATGTTGGCACCAGCAGGAATTATGAATCCACATATCCACGAAAAAGGAAAGTGGATGATAGATTATCGTTATATGGGAATGAAAATGTGGGGTTTACAATCTGGAAGTACCGGACTCAGTGACCTTGGAACTTTGTATTTTCCTTTTACAGATCCTACTGTCGCTATGCCAACAGGAAGCTTGATAACAGGTTCGCCAATTGGAACCACTATACCCACATTATCATCTAACAAATATAATTACATGTCTGTACCAACAGATATGGTTATGGAAATGAATATGGTGAGTGCCATGACTTCTATTTCTGATAAATGGATGATTATGTTTATGGTTCCTGCAGTAAAAAACAAAATGACGATGTTATCCAGTAACTTTGACAGAGCACCTATGAGTTCTGCCGGAATTGGCGATGTTAGTTTTAGTACTGCCTATCGATTGATCAAAACAGAACATCAGAATTTTTTTACAGGAATGGGAATTTCTCTTCCCACGGGTTCCATTGATGAAAGAGACAATATGCCTATGATGGGAAAACAAAAAGTACCTTACAATATGCAACCTGGAGTTGGAACTTATAGTTTATTACCCCAACTTTCGTATAACGGAAATTATAAGAGAATATCTTGGGGAGCACAATCACAAGCAAACTTACGGATCGGAAAAAATGATAATAACTACAGATTCGGAAATCGATACGAAATTTCTGGATGGTTATCCTTTCTTGTTCATGAAAGTACATCGATCTCCTTTCGTGTAGCAAAGCAAAGGTGGTTGAATCTCCAAGGAATGGACGCAACTCTTGACCCAAAGATGGACCCACAAAATGATCCTTATCGTCAAGGTGGAATGCGAAGTGACCTTTTCATTGGTGTTAACTTTCTTATCACAAGTGGAGTTTTTCAAGGTGCCCGATTTGGTTTTGAATATGGAAAACCCTTCCATCAAAATTTAAACGGTCCCCAACTGGCAACAAAAGAACTCATCAATGTATTTGTTTCCTTTACATTTTAG
- a CDS encoding GNAT family N-acetyltransferase: MENPNLIIRTAKPTDVETIVPLIYSSGPKAWTYVFGEGKKTPFDFLNSSYVKRGNTVSYTNHYVAELNGKVVGSILSYTQPSFLALTAVTAIRILSVYKWNALKVMAKGLKTETIIQPPKSGCLYLGHIAVSETERNKGIAKKLIEYMTTKNKKYKTISLDVSAENKPAISLYQNLGFEIKETRHPLGWEGIIPSHHYMEKQI; the protein is encoded by the coding sequence ATGGAAAATCCAAACCTAATCATTCGTACTGCAAAACCAACAGATGTAGAAACCATTGTTCCTCTCATTTATTCTTCAGGACCCAAAGCATGGACTTATGTTTTTGGGGAAGGGAAAAAAACTCCTTTTGATTTTTTAAACTCATCTTATGTAAAAAGAGGAAACACCGTATCGTATACCAATCATTATGTGGCTGAACTGAATGGCAAAGTAGTTGGTTCTATTTTATCTTATACTCAACCTAGTTTTCTGGCACTGACAGCGGTGACAGCCATTCGGATCCTTTCCGTATACAAATGGAATGCACTAAAAGTAATGGCAAAGGGACTCAAAACAGAAACCATCATCCAACCACCAAAATCTGGATGTTTGTACTTGGGTCATATTGCTGTTTCAGAAACAGAAAGAAACAAAGGAATTGCAAAAAAACTAATCGAGTACATGACCACGAAGAATAAAAAATATAAAACCATTTCTTTGGACGTTTCCGCAGAAAACAAACCTGCTATTTCCCTTTATCAAAACTTAGGTTTTGAAATCAAAGAAACAAGACATCCATTGGGTTGGGAAGGCATCATTCCCTCTCATCACTATATGGAAAAACAAATTTAA
- a CDS encoding phytanoyl-CoA dioxygenase family protein — protein sequence MNKIDSKAKSQLESLGYHLFPNYIPIDQIGILKEILFRSNAEWSKELNHSKNVNSAYLTSTKFTKEKKDRKTLFQFIGSDALLEIGKIVFDGPMYFLNTQIFFNPEDTNKLPYWHRDIQYMGIPEEKQFERIQKDFVWHFRIPLEKDPGIWLVPGSHKRWDTEEERKIRLELDGKKNHEDISNQFLIPHNPGDLLVFSAHLIHKGNYNSNRFSFDIIYTNFPERKETADHWNHFPNNDEFQNQQTESIFQLI from the coding sequence ATGAATAAGATTGATTCAAAGGCTAAAAGCCAATTGGAATCTCTTGGTTACCATTTGTTTCCCAATTATATTCCGATAGATCAGATTGGAATATTAAAAGAGATCCTCTTCCGTTCCAATGCCGAATGGTCCAAGGAACTGAATCATTCGAAAAATGTAAATAGTGCTTATCTTACTTCCACAAAATTCACAAAAGAAAAAAAGGATCGAAAAACCCTTTTTCAATTTATTGGATCGGATGCTTTACTAGAAATTGGTAAGATTGTTTTCGATGGCCCAATGTATTTTCTTAATACTCAGATCTTTTTTAATCCGGAAGATACGAACAAACTTCCCTATTGGCATAGGGACATCCAATACATGGGCATTCCCGAAGAAAAACAATTCGAAAGAATTCAAAAAGATTTTGTTTGGCACTTTCGAATTCCCTTAGAAAAAGATCCTGGCATTTGGTTGGTTCCGGGATCTCACAAACGTTGGGACACTGAAGAAGAAAGAAAGATTCGTTTGGAATTAGATGGAAAAAAGAATCACGAAGATATTAGCAATCAATTTCTAATCCCTCACAATCCAGGAGATTTATTGGTGTTTTCTGCTCATCTAATCCACAAAGGAAATTACAATTCAAACCGATTTTCATTTGATATCATATACACAAATTTTCCTGAAAGAAAAGAAACAGCCGACCACTGGAACCATTTCCCAAACAATGATGAATTCCAGAACCAACAGACAGAATCCATCTTTCAGTTGATTTAG